One Branchiostoma floridae strain S238N-H82 chromosome 1, Bfl_VNyyK, whole genome shotgun sequence genomic region harbors:
- the LOC118423452 gene encoding protocadherin-15-like, which yields MADGTRICLFTMLVVLQVVTLSAQNPCESPVFTNGMVFEAIPENSPENTTIVANMSFAGTAVGPGQTIELTLQDSSDKDWGLLVEELQQLRLRLAGKVLDRDVSVDFINPW from the exons ATGGCGGACGGGACCAGGATATGCCTCTTCACCATGCTGGTGGTGCTGCAAGTGGTTACATTATCTGCACAAA ACCCATGCGAGAGTCCGGTGTTTACAAATGGGATGGTGTTTGAAGCTATCCCGGAGAACAGTCCAGAAA ACACAACCATTGTGGCGAACATGTCGTTCGCGGGAACAGCAGTAGGCCCTGGCCAGACCATCGAGCTGACTCTCCAGGACTCCAGCGACAAGGACTGGGGTCTGCTGGTAGAGGAGCTTCAGCAGCTCAGGCTACGACTTGCGGGGAAGGTCTTGGATAGAGATGTAAGTGTTGACTTTATCAATCCTTggtga
- the LOC118423469 gene encoding protocadherin-15-like, with product MVDNSIIATVLDLNDNTPSFVGAPYSQEVIELTPVGSTIFRRLTTEDPDSNENGKVSYQIEGQSDYFEIPLPSTGDIVLKKSLDYEGFQPGEEKKYLIPIVAHDLAANLSLRKSSTTTVTIIVTDGDDQAVQFLPCIQQGDICGSPLYVSSVMENTEPLNQPLTFDPAPVFAIDLDTGVQGPPGIVYSFLAGSPSDFRDYFDIDGPTGNISLKRPVERTQVEEFIITIKAEQDDNPLRYATADVKIGVEDDDVNKPYFFISTGESQFKGYVREFTGQAVIVFKYDESPLLLEVRDDDFTDKVVPKGAIRYELTDTSGRFEITHTGYLLVDANQLDIDIQREYRMTVRAIETTTFQKLSTDDATVVVTVLNGTAEGPYQGGSTGHVSIAAMASVGVVAALLLIGLVAAVTYIVVSKRKDGTPRASKTAEHRRNPGTTCRSVPTFDNQAFDEVGNGNITNQRQAISADTDSEYAVPVVERNGHMEEGAYQPLDPNTRINSDYQKLERGTITQDSSFDDTYYTDTRTNRSSDDGTYLEVM from the exons ATG GTGGACAACAGTATCATAGCAACAGTTCTGGACCTGAATGACAACACACCGAGTTTCGTCGGGGCACCATACAGCCAGGAGGTCATCGAG CTGACTCCCGTTGGGTCCACCATTTTCCGGAGATTGACAACTGAGGACCCAGACAGCAATGAGAATGGCAAGGTGTCATATCAGATTGAG GGACAGAGTGACTATTTCGAGATTCCGCTACCGTCAACAGGTGACATTGTTTTAAAGAAGTCTTTGGACTATGAAGGTTTCCAACCCGGCGAGGAGAAGAAATATCTCATCCCCATCGTAGCACAT GATTTGGCGGCAAACTTGAGCCTGCGCAAGTCCTCCACCACAACTGTGACCATCATTGTGACAGATGGAGACGACCAGGCAGTCCAGTTTCTCCCGTGCATTCAGCAGGGAGACATCTGTGGCAGTCCGCTGTACGTCTCGTCTGTCATGGAGAATACAGAACCG CTAAACCAGcccctgacctttgaccctgcaCCTGTATTTGCCATAGACCTTGACACAGGTGTCCAGGGACCTCCTGGCATAGTCTACAGTTTCTTAGCAG GCTCCCCAAGTGATTTCCGGGACTACTTTGACATAGACGGGCCAACAGGGAACATCTCACTGAAACGACCCGTGGAGAGGACACAAGTAGAGGAgttcatcatcaccatcaag gcAGAGCAGGATGACAACCCCTTACGGTACGCCACAGCAGACGTGAAGATTGGTGTAGAGGACGACGACGTCAACAAGCCTTACTTCTTCATCTCCACTGGGGAGTCGCAGTTCAAAGGTTATGTGCGAGAGTTCACAGGTCAAGCCGTCATCGTCTTCAAATATGACGAGTCACCTCTGCTGCTAGAGGTCAGGGATGACGACTTCACTGAC AAGGTAGTTCCTAAGGGAGCCATTCGCTACGAGCTGACAGACACTAGCGGCAGATTCGAAATTACACATACGGGCTATCTCCTCGTGGACGCCAACCAGTTGGACATAGACATTCAGAGGGAGTACCGGATGACA GTGAGAGCTATAGAGACAACAACATTTCAGAAGCTATCTACCGACGACGCGACTGTAGTCGTCACTGTCCTCAATGGTACAG CCGAGGGGCCTTATCAAGGAGGTTCTACCGGCCATGTATCCATTGCTG CAATGGCCAGTGTTGGTGTTGTTGCAGCACTCCTGCTGATCGGGCTTGTTGCAGCAGTGACTTATATTGTTGTTTCAAAAAGAAA aGATGGTACACCTCGAGCTTCGAAGACAGCTGAACACCGTCGTAACCCGGGCACTACATGTAGATCAGTCCCAACATTTGACAATCAAGCCTTTGATGAAGTTGGCAACGGCAACATCACAAATCAACGTCAGGCCATATCAGCTGATACTGATAGTGAGTATGCTGTTCCTGTTGTGGAAAGGAATGGCCACATGGAAGAGGGAGCCTACCAGCCACTGGACCCAAATACTCGAATAAACAGCGACTATCAGAAACTAGAGAGAGGCACGATTACTCAAGACAGTTCGTTCGACGACACGTACTACACAGACACTAGAACAAACCGCTCGAGCGATGACGGCACTTACCTTGAAGTTATGTGA